Below is a genomic region from Sander vitreus isolate 19-12246 chromosome 15, sanVit1, whole genome shotgun sequence.
CAAACAGATATTTTGCCTGAGACTGCACCGAATAACCGCCCTGGCTAAATATAAGCTCATCTGTTGCCCCCCTGCTTTGTGATTACATAAAATCCGATAGACATTAACAACATAGAAGTAATGTGGTAATCAGAAGACAGCAATAAGAACACAGGGCAGTTTGGCAGCTTCCTAAACGTAAACATAAACAGACCTGACTTGCCCAAAATCTTCCTACTCGCCCCATTTTATACACACAACACCCAATATAGGACACTGTCTCAAatcacacactacatacattcCCTGGTACCATGGACGGATTATGGGACAATGGACCCCTGGGCACagacccacccccacccctcttgttgtctctttgtagttgttgtgtgactctttgtagttgttttgaatctctttttggttgttttgtgtctctgtgtagttttttttgtctctatgTAGTTGTTTtgagtctctttgtagtcattttgcgtcactttatagttttttttttgcatctctttgcaGCCATTGTATGTCCCTTTGTagctgtttgtgtctctttgcggctcttttgtcttcttctttATGTTCATTTTGTGTGTCCTTGTAGTCGTTTCATTGACTTTCCAACAAGAAATGTTAAAAATCACTTCAAAAAGAGGCTCTGGCCCCCTGACCCCTTGGGCCTGTGCCGCAAAAGGCCCATTCAATAATCCATCCATGCCTGGCAcagaaaaataaactgaaaagTGATCAGGGTTTCCCCAGTGAATCGTAAAGAGTGATAAATCTGGAAAGTTGACCCTCGTACACAAATACTAAAGGAATATTTAGCATTGTGACACAGTTTTCctctaaaaatgtgtttaaagtaATGATTGCACTACACCGAGGAAGACCATAAATGCTTGAAAAGATGATATAAAAGCTTGCTGACCAATACTAAATCTATTCATAttgttaagttttttttgtggaTGAAAAGTTCTCTCAGGATCTGTTAGATTCAGATATCATTTCCATATCTTGCAAACTTTGCAGGGTAGCTGAATCAACGTCAGATCAACAATTATAATATGGACATTTGCCTGAGATTTGTAAGTACAATTCAAAGACTGGTATGTTATTTGAGACAGTGCCTCAGTGGGTCTTATCTGACGCTAACTAACCtacctacagtacagtatataccTACCTAGAGACCTACATGTGAGATATTGCACTTAGTCACAAAACGTTGTTTTTATACAGCATGTGGAAATCTACTAAATTAAGACACTGTCTGAGACGCACAGTACAGTATGGCACTTAGTTGATCTCTAAGTTAAGAAACATGCAGATTCAACACACATGATTACTTTTAACTGCAGCAGGGAAAGTGGGAGGAACGACTAGACCGTACtgtagctaaaaaaaacaatttcccCGTACTGTTTGGCATGAAAGGGGATTTTGACACTTCGATGAATGGAAAGAATAAGATGAAGGTGCTGCATGTGAGTGCCCTCTGCACTATTTGTTTGCCGATACTGCTTTGTGGTGGAGTCACTCACTTGTTGATCCCTTCATCTCTTTTGTTGTCAACATAGTGTTTAAATACTGCAAAGTGGCGTCCTCTTTTACATttcttccttttgttttctttttctcgcATCTGTTCTGATCCGAGGAACACTGGATTTGCGAAAGTAgggaattgaattgaacatacAGGTCAAGAAAAGAGCAGATAAAGGTTGGAATGTTAAGGAAGGAAAGGGAACGATAGGAGGGAACAAAAAGAAGAGgcagttctttttttgtttttttctttaacaattGTTGAAAACTCCGCCCAGATCAACACATAAACCACTGCAGGTGTAACATCACAGAAAGCAATTTTCTATCACTTTCCTCTTACCCATCTCCGGACCTTATTCTTCCACCATCAGGTCTATCTTATCTAGTAAATGGGAACCTGGTATGTGGGTGCTGCGTTGTTCTCGGTGAATGGTGGGCTCTGGTAGGTCTCTGTGGTCTCAGTGGTAGCGCCAACCGGTGAGTTGGAGGGGTAAGGCTGGGTGGGCGCGCCGCCATCCATGTGCTCCGTGGTGAACAGAGTCATGTCTGTGCCAAGCAGATACTTCTGGACCGCACGCACTGTTAGACCAGCCTACAGGGGCAGCAggggggaagagaggggggCAATAGATGAAAAAGTTTGAGGAAAAACCAACCATGTATCTTCTGCACTAGTTCAGTTTTCACAGCCAGATAGTTGTCAGCCATGTTTAAGAGCAGGATTTTAAAGTACTGTAGtttgttttatatacagtaatgtAAATAAGTACCTCTAAAGAAGTAAAGTTACCTTGACATGCCTTAAAGGAAacgtttgacattttgggaaatgggcTCATTCACATTCTGACGatgagttagatgagaatattgataccacacacacatgtctGTCTCTTAAATATAAGGTGGTTAGCttggcttagcttagcataaagactcgACACAAGTAGAAACTGGTAGCCTAGCTCTGTCTGAAGATAAATCATTAGGCAACCAGTGGAGAGTCCAGGAAGTTACTGGTCCCAGCcacagactgtatattaatggacatcgcatgtgtgacgtcacccattggtttgtggagatctgctatgagtcgtcgactttgccgttacgggcgcagccatcctggttgcggatgtgacgattttagacgagagggaggagtgagggaggagctgcttacactctacgttacgttacacactttcactggcaatcacatcatagccacgccctaaaacaccccctgctttatcgccgattttaaaatcaacgagaccataattcaaaaaatgaacatcattctgtgttgcagaagacttaaaactagcgattgagaccgtaaactcattatgaaaatgtttactgaggtaataaatcaagtgagaagtgggtcactttctcatagacttctacagaaaccgaactccttttgcaaccgcacgtgtcgccccctgctggaattcagatagaatgcaggtttaaggcacttccgcatttgcagcactttgcggaaccggatgcgttgtccattaatattaacggTCTATAGTCCCAGCCAAGGTATAGTCCGGCACATAACTCCGTAAAATGGCCAATTGTTGTTTTTCCACAAGATATAAAGCGTTCATTTGTTAGCTTCAGAGGTGCTGAAAGGCAGATTTAGTtacatttggacagagccaggctagctgttttctcctgtttcagtctttgtgctatgctaagctaacctgctgCCGGCAATAGCTTTATATTTAAAGGACAGATATgaaagtggtatcgatcttctgaTCTGACTCGCTCTCAGAAAGCGAATAAGGGTATTTCCTAAAATGcagaactattcctttaaaaaactAAGTGTAAATGTTTAGACAATGATGAAGACGCCTCTAAACGCACAAACCTTGTTAACTACTGAAAGTAGGTGCAGCATGAAAATATTAAGCACGATTCAGGAGATGCATGGCCAGTTTGTCACCTTAAATTTGAGTCAGAAACAAAGATTACTGTTCATAGTTTAGTCCATGGATGGATTATCAGAAGGACCTCCCAGGCACAGGCACTGTGGCCCAACTGGTCAGGGTGCCTCTAATCCGGAGCCTCACTTTGAAGTGTTAACTTTCAATTTTTCTCTTTGGAAAGTCATATTGCTCAGTCAGAAGTGCGCATGTCCTGATCATGTTAAGGTATCTCTGTTGAATTTAAAGATATTGACATATTTtagaatataatatacattttgtgtGCAGTATTTAGTGTAATACAGTATCTGAGGAGAGGAGCTTTAGAAAGGAGGAACACAATCTCCAGCGTGACGGTCAGGTGCAGTTTTAAGTCATGGTTGACCTGCCAGATGTGGCtgaaaaatatgtaaatataatgaAGATGGGGTTTTTGCTATTAGGGTAGGAGAGGGCCTTTCCTGCATCTGTGCCTAGGAGCCCATTGTCTCATAATCTGCCCATGATTTAGGTGAGATTGTACAGTTAttcaacagctgtgtgtgtattctgCAATCCTGAAGGACAAACCTAAGATCAATGGGCAAAACATCTATTTTGTAAGGTTCTGGAAAGGTTCATGTCAGGGGGGCAGTTCACCTATTTCCTGAAGTGCTATTTATCAGTCTAAATTGTcttggtgtgagttgcccagtgttggagatatcggcTGTAGAGATGTTGGtctctccaatataatggaataatacggcactcggcttgtggtgctcaaagtggcaaaaaaaaaaaaaaaaaaatacatttgaaaaaactaAACAGCAATGTCTCTCTTCAGAAATCATGACCTGGTTACCCAAGATAATCCACAGGCCTCTTTGTGAGCAGTTTCACGTAGGAACATTTTCTTTCTACAGAACTACACCCGCCAACCGTATCGCCTCGCAGAAGGAAGCCTGCTCATGGATGAGAGGCTTGTTCTTGTGACAGCGTgagatgtaaacattaacgGCGACCTCCTCGGCTGAGCTGCAACGTTGGCTAACTCACCTGAGCTCCCTCGTCCATGAGTAGATGCACACTTCCTTCAACGCGGTAATACAGTCGGCGGGTgtggtttggttgaaagaaaatagttcctacatgaaaGTGCTTACaaccaggtctgtggattattttgAGTAACTGGGTTATGATTTCTGGAAAAAGACAttactgttgatttttttttttttaagtatttgttGCTGCTTTGAGCACGAAAAAGCAGCTtgatatttgctgaaactgaccctatgttccagtagaactacatgaagcaggtcatttaaaaaaaatccagctcctctggtaccacctacagcctgtagtgcgatttgcaaaaatccacagctccctgttcagatgcaccaatcagggccaggggggggtgtctaactgcgtgtcaatcactgctcatgcacacgcattcattctcccttgtggggggaggggcttaggagaccgttttgggctttagcagaaagggggggagggactgaaaaGTTGTGAATGTTCacattctttggctaagtcctggatcttcacaatcctacctacagcaccttttacccttacactaaccctaaccattgcctaatcctagtgccttccaggagCACTGGGTGACTCACACCATAACAATCTAGATAaagataaatagcactacagtctagggtgaactgtccctttaatgtTTCAGTGTCAATTATTATTAAAGGCTGATCTGCACTTATGAGGAATACTCCTAACCCAACCAAATAACCAATGAGCCTTTCCACTATACACTAACACTATACAGAAATAGGTAGTTCATTCTTTTAAAAGCGTTTTGTGTCACTATAAAACATTGTGTTGCATTTGTTtccattgctgtgtgtgtgtgtgtgtgtgtgtgtgtgtgtgtgtgtgtgtgtgtgtgtgtgtatatatatgtgtgctgctctgtatgtctctgtAGTGGCATGTTCTTACCCAGGTGATTatggagaagaaagagaaggcGATTGCAGCCCGGGCTGCATCTGCCCCCTGGTTGAGTGGCAGCTCATCAGCCGTGGTTCGAGACCACTGATTGGCCAGGAAGCAGAAACTTACAAAGTACAGGAAGGCCCAGGAGCCTGCCAGAAACCAGTGGAACGATAACACTTTGTtagaacagaagaaaaaaaaaaaaaggtaatttccAAGTTAGCTTTAAACATGAAACACAATGACCTGCAGGTGCTGCTTTTTAAAATCCGGGGCCCGCTGAAGCAGTTCTTTGTTCCCTTTATGAATGAAAAACACTCTCATTTCTCTAATACCTTTCATGTAAGTTAACAGGTTTCATTTCTCTTGATGTCTTGTGGTGCAAAAGAGCAGTCATCTAAAACGAAGAAGCAAGCCCAGTTGGgctacttttttcttcttcttcttttttggcattttggggAAAACCCAGCCTTTATCAGTCAACTATGAAATGCCCAAAGTGCAAATGTCTTGTACTTCCTGACTATCTGGACGTTATGAGAAAACATATTTATCTCAACTctatgtgtttgcttgtgtgtgtgtgtgtgtgtgtgtgtgtgtaaatacgACACACTAACACAATCGCCTCCTCACCTGAGAAGCCGATCTCAAGCATTATAGCCTTCTTCCTGTCTTTGACAGAGCTGATGGAGGAGAACTTGTAGTCGAGCAGGAAGAAGAAGGAGCACGCCATCAAGCCCACCAGGCCCACGAACACACCGTAGTTGCACGCGTCTGCGTTCTTATTGAAGACGCAGTGGAGACGCTCGCTGCCCATGTTGACATAACCCTCGTTCACGATGGAGGCGAAAACCACCAGGGAAAATATCTGTGGACAGGGGAGAGAgtagaggaggaaagaggaggtgGAGTAACGTACGGATTATTGCCTAAACAATcaacatgtctctctctcactccttgTCACAGGCTCACTAGAAACAGGATTGTGGCAGCACTCTTCCAAAGCGTCTCTTTGAGCGTGCTGCTCAGACCAAAGGCATTAACCTAattccccccccctttctctctgaCTGACTGAAGAGGTGGATGCTTCACTTCCCCTCAAGAATCACATCGTCCTGAggcggtgtgtgtgtataccaaAGCAGGAAGTGTGATAAAGGTTGCTATAGCTGATgctataaaacttttttttcacccCTGTTAGTTCATCCCATTTTCGTGAACAACACCCTTCTTTAGGTCTTATCTGTAGATCTGTATTTCTTCCCAGCTCTGCTACACCGACACTGATCAGCTGACTAACACTGGGTGGCAGAATAGGGCCATGTGACACGCACATGCAGAAATTCACCCCCATTGGGGGGTGTGGGTCATGTGATGGTGGAGGGACACACAATGTACATTGTAAACTGATCACATGTGTGGATATAATCtgagcagacacacactcagatgcTTTTAGTGAATCAGCATGATAAAGCTGCTCATGTATCGCAGCACTGCATCCCCAAATGGAAAGAGAAACTTTCACTCATTTCTTTGCATGTtctaaaaagtgtgtgtgtgagacatttTTTAACCCAGTTAAAGGGAAATTCTAGGCAAATTCAATATTATTGGCATTATGATATCTCATTAATCTCTTCTGTAATTGACTTTTTAGTCTACTCCCTTTATCTTGTCTCATCCGCTTTACACTTAAGAGTTCCTTGTTACTTCATTAGTCGACTTTTTGCAGTCAGCTGTAGGATTTACAGTACGTGAAGATGGAGAGAGCAGCAGCATTGTTGTAACCAGTGATTAAAAGTCACTAAGTAACTTAAAATAGTAATGTACTTAGTAATGTACAATTTTAAGATAATTGTACTTTACTTAGTAGTTAGTAAGTAGGATTCTTTTTATACTTCTGAACCCGAGGAGGGGAACCTCTGGATTAAACTGCctaaatgtaggcctatataaagtaatttaaaaaaaaacatctccatcTTGTTCAGCTACAACACTTGCATCAGTATTAACAATCTTATAATGTCATATACTTAGGGGCCAGTTTTCTGCTTAAAAAGTACATATACTTCCGATACTACAAgttcattttgctgataatacttttgtacttttacatgAGTAGGAGACTACTTCTTCTTCCACCACCGATTATAACTACACATGAATATACTGCATGTGATGTGGCATGAGGGGAATAAATACACCAACAAGAAacacaattaattaattacactTTAAAGCATTAGCCCAAATAGTTAAACAATTATTGCTGTACGGGCTAAGCTGGATTTGTCCTTCATAATAGGCTCACAGCGTGTCCAGAGGGCAGTAGTAAATCATGTAGTAGGCCCCTCTATCCTCCTCCTACTAGAAGAATCcaaatcatatactgtatatttaatatgtgtacaataaatacatccatgggtggCTTTAAGGATGAGGTTTTTTTGCACACATCTCACGGCCTCGGTGTGTTTCTGAGATCCCCGCACTGAAGAAGACCTCCGTGGCCCTGCGTGCGTAATGATGATAACGGACCAATCACAGGTGGGATGACGGACGACGACCGTTTAGGGTAAATCAGCAATATCATTATCTGAAAATATGATTGGCGATATTAAACGAAGAGGGCGTGTAGGCCTATAGTAAATAATACGGTTGTATTttagataaaataataatagttgtCATGAATAACAGGAAGCAGGAGGCTGAGGCTGTATGGATCTTTCTCATTTTCTACACAATCCGGTCCGGTCTGCTGCACATCTGTATTTCTAAAGCACTGCcagaagatttttattttaaatttttttttaaatgaggatAGGTGAGGATAGGTCGGTTTCTACCCAAGAACAAAAAAATCTGTAGTAAAATCAGTTTCATGGTCAGGGTGTCAGGCAGCCACCAGGCCTTGGTTACACCCTGTACATTTCTTTGAAGATATACTCCGATATAAACATTCATTCCGCGGTTTCCATTTACACACCCTGCTTATCAATTATCGCTGGATTTCTGGGGTCTATATTTGCAGTGAGAACACGTCACTGATCTCGCGCAGCAACAACAGACAgcccccacatacacacacacacacacacacacacacacactataacagCAGTGCCGGGAAAACCCGCTCTCACCCAGGACAGCACTCTGAGGATGGTCTGCGGCTGTTTGGCGAAGGCAATCGGGTCGATAGTGGACCCGGCCCGGCCAGCTCCGAACGATCCCACTCCGTCCATcttctgtcgctctctctctttctctgtgcgCTTCTAGCGGCTCCACGCTCCCGGCTCCACGGCAGGATGGATGCgctgctgctctctgctgtATAGACGGGTCCAGCGCGCATGCACAGGCGCGCGGGCACAGAGGAGGACGCCGCGAGTGGACGCGTGCATGACAGTTGTGAACGCGCTATGGACTGTGTGGTGAGATAAGCTATTTCAGCAAAATGTTATATTATCATGCCAATAAGGAATATCATAGGCGATTATAATGATAGGCGTTAGAAATGCAACAAAGTAGCCTATGGCCACTCACTGTCACAATACAAATCGGTTTTCTGGTACAATCATTTGGGGCCATGTCTATGGATAGGGCCTTAAAGGGATTTAGTGTTATGCTTCCATAATTCATAAGagatacataaaaaaaagaagaaagtatatatatatatatatatatatatatatatatatatatatatatatatatatatatataatggtcaaaatcaaagcagcagaggccaagatatcctgacttttagtatATGGATCAAGTTCTAAAAGCACTGGCgtcatttcccataatgcaagtTGTcttttgaggcaaatttgtgattttgggctACATAAATGCAATTGACTTATCCAAGAGGGGCCTTCTGTTGCAACAAGTCCTCTAAACTATACAGTGATATAGGTTGATAAttccttataataataataataataatagttaatTCCTACCTTCTAATACCACCAACGCGAGCCCtggcggtggcaggaaatacgacccacaggagcgttttacATCCTCATCTAAATTAAAGAGGTTACCTCTTTGTCTAAACCGTAACtgtcgcagttttaaacacgtcgttaacgGTGTGAAGCGTTCGCAGTTTAGACCCAAAAACTGCttatgtttagaaaaagattgtgatttgggttcaaatcagatgCTACTTCCGATGACGCATGTGACGCGGAACTTGACGTAGCTCCGTTGGTTctgtaaagtaaaaacaaaaaagcgcTTTTTACTTTAAATTTTAAATTGGACACATATCCCGATCTCCTGTTTGACCTAATCACCCCCACTTATGCGGAATATAGCGCTCTTATCATACAgtcactagagggcgccgccattatacacttactgtaaatatgagtcgtaattgctgcttgaacaaacgacttatgtGGGCGTTTTACAGGGGAGGATGGTCTCATTTGGTGCATACATTGAAATAAAAGTGTGTTAAACC
It encodes:
- the syngr3a gene encoding synaptogyrin-3a, with translation MDGVGSFGAGRAGSTIDPIAFAKQPQTILRVLSWIFSLVVFASIVNEGYVNMGSERLHCVFNKNADACNYGVFVGLVGLMACSFFFLLDYKFSSISSVKDRKKAIMLEIGFSGSWAFLYFVSFCFLANQWSRTTADELPLNQGADAARAAIAFSFFSIITWAGLTVRAVQKYLLGTDMTLFTTEHMDGGAPTQPYPSNSPVGATTETTETYQSPPFTENNAAPTYQVPIY